In Suricata suricatta isolate VVHF042 chromosome X, meerkat_22Aug2017_6uvM2_HiC, whole genome shotgun sequence, the DNA window TTCCATactatagaaatagaaattctaagGACAATTAgggttttcttcttaaataaatacaGACTTGACCTAAAATTTCCCTAGATAATACAGAATATATACTCTTAGTGTCTAAGATCCTTAAATACATAAGGGACAGTATCAGAAATCttccaatattttattcatatccCTCACGTAATATTTTCCCTTCACGGTGCTCTATTGTAAAGCATCAATTGTTAACAATAACCTATTACTTCTCCTGAGAGATTCAGAAAAGCAGAGTCCTgctaaaaaaaatactcttaatgAAAgacctttctatttttctcactgGTTTAACAAATTTTACCATAgaacactgaaatattttttaacttcatagtTTCTTCTTCATTAGCTCTAAAAATATGCTTTAGCTTTATAAATAATGCCCATctgataattaagaaaaaagaaaatgcaaaaaaaaaaaagctgcaaagTATTGAATAAACCATTGTTTTGGTGAGGATAGAGCCATCCTTGAAAACTGCGGAATAACACAACAGTATGCCACTCAGGCTACAAagtatttttcactttaatttgcAAATTTACAAAGATGCAACTTTGCATACACTCCATAGAGACCATTTATTAAGCGCCAGAAATTAGGCTAAGTGTTTTAAAGACAATAcctcacacaccacacacgcCTTGTGAAAATTCTAGCAGGGTGGTGGcgtattctcattttgcagatgaagaaactgaggccaggaggggTTGAACAACTTATTCAATGACACGCAATCTGCAAATGGCAGTTTAAATTTGATCCCAAGATCATCTAACACTAAAGTCTCTGATCGTAGACACGGTGCTTTCTCCCCCAAACACTAATCTGTATAGTTTAGGAATGTATCAATATAGGTACGCCGGCTTCTCCTCTCCGTaagcaggggcggggccgggacGGCACGACGCCCCGCCCCCTTCTCGTCACTCCGTGACGTCGTCAGGAAGCGCGCGCGGGCCACGGGGAGGCAGAGCGAGCGAGCGCCGGGAGGAGGCGGCCGAGCGCCGGGAGGAGGCGGCCGAGCGCCGGGAGGAGGCGGCCGAGCGCCGGGAGGAGGCNNNNNNNNNNNNNNNNNNNNNNNNNNNNNNNNNNNNNNNNNNNNNNNNNNNNNNNNNNNNNNNNNNNNNNNNNNNNNNNNNNNNNNNNNNNNNNNNNNNNGGCCGGACCGAGCGAGCGGCCGCGCGGGAGGCGCATGTCGCGGTTGGCGCGCGTGGCGTGAGGAGAAGCGGCTGCCCGCCCCCTCCGCCTTCCCGTCTCTCCTCCCCGCCTCTCACCGCGACCGCGGAGCAGCAGCACCATGTGGGCGCCGCCGGCCAAAGCCCGTAAAAATATCAACTACGACGACTACGAGGCCGATACGTCAGATAAAGAACATCAAGAAGCAGTTCAGCGTATCAACGCAGCACAGAATGAAATCGACATACTTAATGAAGAAGCCGGTGAAGAGATTCTGAAAATCGAACAGAAATATAACAAACTCCGCCAGCCATTTTTTCAGAGGAGGTCGGAAGCAATCGCCAGCATCCCACATTTCTGGGCAACAACATTTGTCAACCATCCACAAGTGTCTGCACTGCTTGAGAAGGAGGATGAAGAGGTGCTGCGTTATTTGGCAAGAGTCGAAGTGATGGAATTTGAAGATATCAAGTCAGGGTACAGAATAGATCTCTATTTTGACGAAAACCCTTACTTCGAAAATAAAGTTCTCTCCAGAGAATTTCGTCTGAATGAGAATGGTGAGCCATCTTCAGAGTTCACTGAAATCAAATGGAAACCTGGAAAGGATCTGACAAAACGGCCAAGTCGAACGCTGGCTAAAGCCAGCAGGAAGAGAAAGTATGACGAACCAGAGAGCTTTTTCACCTGGTTCACTGACCATCCTGACGCGAATGCAGATGAGTTAGGAGagctcatcaaagaagatatttgGCCAAATCCTCTACAGTACTACCTGCTTACTGATTCGGATGATGATTCGGATGAAGATTCGGATGATGATtcggatgatgatgatgatgatgatgatgaagaagaagaagaggaggaggaagaagatgatgatgatgatgatgatgatgaagacaaCGAAGAGGAGGAGGACGAAGGCGAAGAAGATGAAGCTGATGATGACGAGGAAGAAGTAGAGGAGAAGGAAGGTGACTAATGTAACACTAATGGATCCCAACCTTTTTCAGTTTTCTCCAGTCCCTGGGAGCAACTTGcagtctctttttccccctcctcttcctcttgtgCTCATTTGccctgtttttcatcttttttaatgtttgtttatttttcagagagagagacgcagcGTGAGAGTCGGAGGGGCAAGAGAGcgaaggagacccagaattccgagcaggtttcaggctcccgGCCCTCAGCGCAGAGCCGGGCGCGGGGctccaagaaccgtgagatcattacctgagcccaagttggacgcttaaggactgagccccccaggcgcccctcatttgccCTGTTGTTTgaagtctcttctctctccctttgtacTGTGGTTCTCTACTTATTGGGGCGGGGGGACACCTTGAGCAGAATACACGAAATCTCTACCCCTTTCTATTCCAAGTTCATTTTTATCCCTTTTAAGGTTCTGTCTCAACAAAAACTTCATGGAATCTACACTGCTGtattctgtggggaaaaaaaccagaaaccttCTGCTCCCTTAGCTCTGCTGGAAGCTGGAGGGTGTTAGGCCCCTGTGTAGTAGTGCATATTAATTCtagcttttttcctcctttctctgtatattgggtgcagagattacactgtgtctctgtgtgaATGTGGACAGTTAGCATTTACCACCATGTATCTGTCTACTTTCTCCtgcttaaagaaaagaagaaaaaaactttaaaagatggGATTATAGAAGGCCAGCAAAGGGTGGTTTTGAGATGTTTGGGTGGATTGAGTGGGCATTCTGACAACATGGCTTCTCCTTTGGCATGTTTAATTGTGGTGTTTAACAGACATCCTTGCAGTTGAAGAtgacacttttaaaataagattctCTCCTAATAACCTGAGCCATGCTACCCGGTGGGAGAATCAGCAGAACCTGTAGGAACTTATTTGGAATTGACATTCTCTTGtaattttgttcttgtttatttttcaattttctttttgttttgctggaaAGAAAAGATGATGCTCAATTTTAAAGGTTAAAAGCTTTGTTACAATAAAACTAAATTTGTACAAAAAAGATGTGATGCTTTTCTCTCAGAACAGATATGTTATGATTTTCCAAGTATGACCTGTATAATGTATTGTCAAACTTTGTCACCCTGActccatattttttaatacacaCTTTGCAGAGTGACCTCAGGGCTTGTGCGGGCTTGACAAAGGGATCTGAATTACTGTATTAAGGTCTTCAAATCTGGGAACCATCATGGGTACAATTTGCCATCAGCTTCTGAAATCTTCCACCTCAACTGGGGTACCAGATTGCTCAAAAGTCCGTTCTAATTATGTTGTGCCCTGGATTTGTATCTCagattggtatttttaaaaatgggccttTATTTACCTGGATATAATAATCATGCCTGCCACCACCATCAGACAGACCTGGTGCTCTCATGCCGACCACACACAGGGCAGTTGCTGGCCTGTCTTCACTGACACTATGAGATGGGGCTGAGAAGACATAGTCTCAGACAAGAAATCCATACTGGTGGTAAACTCCAGAGTACTTTTGTCATAAAGTACTAGCTGTTTACCATATAGCTCTCAAGCGAGGCCTGTCCTATCTGTGAATCTGGGTGAGAATGACGGGCTCGGCTCTGCTAAATGCCATTGTACACAGAATAACATTTTGGGAAGCTACCTAATGCATCAGCTTTTAATGCTGTAAATTATAGTAGCTAAAATTAAATGCTAATTTTTCAGAGATGAATTCATGGGCAGCCTGGTCAAATTCAAAGCTTTTTAATGcataaaactttataaatggaACTATTCCATCGATAATGAAAACCTGTCTAGATGGATAGTATGTaatttctgcacaggtcatgtTTAATAATACATCACTGTATGCCAGTCAGGAAGCTTGCTCCAATAAAGGaacataaagatttaaaattatatacatataaaaaaaataaactcaggtAAGCAATTACCAAGTGTCAGGCACTCTGCTGAATGCCTGAAAAGatgacataaattaaaaaatgttcgACCTCAAAGGGCTCTCAGACCAGAGGGgaaatgtgtttatgtattttgaagacTATGACCAAGGTACATACAAAGTACTATGAGTAAAGAGTGATCAATTAATTCACTTTGGTGAGGTTAGGGAGGGCGCCACCCAAGGAAGTGGCTTTGGAGCTTGGTCTTCAAGGACGAAGAGAGGCAATAATTGCTAGTGTTTATGGAGTGTCTACACTATGTTAGCTACTGTGCCAGGTAcacatcatattttatttataatccttacattttgtaatttctttatcatttcttttcattaatgaGGCTAATAAAGCTTATAAAAGTTACCTTCCCAGCGggaaaaatgtaacatttgctgaTATCATGTCTTGAACTAAtgcaaatacacatttaattctcacaacaagcTTAAGAAGTGggtattgttaacattttgaataaacaaataggCTCAGAGAGAGTAAATTACTTACACAGGCAACACAGGAATTAAGAGGTTAAACTATGATTAGAAGCAAAATCCATCTGCCACTGCACAATAATACATCCATGTactataataaaatgtatgtgtatcTGGGATAGTTGGAATGATGGTAATATGCTATTTGTTGAGGTACgctatatacattatttcatttaatcccaaCAGTGTCCACATGATGATTGTCCTTTTTACAAATGTAAGAAAACTGAGGACTACAGACATTATGACATAAGGACATAAAgttatcaagagtcagacaaggGCTTGATGGGTATATTATGTTTGACTGCAGAATATATGTAACTACTGTAATGCTTATCTATGTAGAATAAAGACTTTATAAAATAGCCGAGGCACAGAAGGCTATTCTAGGTAGTAAGAATCACAGAGCCAAAGGCATAAGTGTAGCAGTGGAAAGTGCACACAGGGATTTTCTAAGTAGTTCAATACAGGCTGTGAGTAGGGAATTAGCACCCCTAAGAATCACCTCATAAGTAAACTCTATTGACTTGCACTATACTATATAGTAGTCACTAACCATCAGATGGCTGTTGAGTATTTGACATATGGCTAGCCTAAATTCAAACGTGTTATAGATGAAAAGTACACACTAGATTTCGATGATGTAATAGAACGTGAAAAACCTAACACTTTTACAGgaattacatgttgaaatgatgtTTTGGATATACTGGggttaaataacattaaaattaatttcccctGCTtcggttttactttttttttaagtttatttatttattttgagagagaaagagaatcagagagagagagacagagggagagaaagaatcccaagaggggctagatctcatgaaccatgagatcatgaccagtgtcgaaatcaagagtcagacacttaactgactgagccacgcgggcgccccatatttactttttttaatggattacaagaaaatataaaattacatatgtagcTTGTATCATACTTCTACGGGACATCATCTCTAGAGACCAACTCTAAAATATATCTCAGTTCTTACCCCTCCTTGATCTCTTGGCAGTACTTCAACAACCTAACTAGTCTGTGTGCTTCTACATGTGTTTATTTCCAATCTATTCTccttttaaaagccaaaatagctttttaaatataaaccagATCATGTTATTCCTCAGCTTATAACTGTCTGCTAACTTCCCACTGCACTGTAAGTAAAATTCAAACTCCTTACGCCATAGCCTCCAAAGCCCCCACATGACTTGAGGCCTGACTACTTCTCCAAAATCAACTTGTACATCTTTTTCTTTAGCCACTCTGCTCCAACCATGCTGgtctttcagtttctttaacaCACCAAGTTTCCTTCTAACCTCAGGCCTTAGCACATGTCATTCTTTCTGCCTGAAATGCTCCTCCCCTTAGTCTTTACACAGCTAGCGTTTCTCCTTTCAGGTCTTGACTTAAAACCTCACCTTCCCAAAGCAACGTTCCCTGACCACACTCCTGAAACATGTTCCTCTCCTTTGTAGCATTTGGCACaatttaaaattgtgtgtgtgtgtgtggattatattttgttgctttgtttgctGACTCCTCCTGTAGACTGTAGGCTCCATGAGGGCCGACACCAAGTTGTATGTCATTCAGCAACCTGAACCTACCAATAGGCATTTGACagctatttgggggttttttccaactgttttttgtaaaataaattactaatataATGAATGTCActactaaattcatttttaaataaatgtaaagcagACTAAAAGAGATTAGAATATGAATAAAGCCTAATTTTTATAGAACTGTTTGGTCTATTATCACTcataatattaaacaaaataatctttaggaattaaatataatgtttaaatattaaattctacTGAGGCAACAGAAATATTCTAGAAAACCTCGCATTTGGGAATTCAAAAACACTACTTAATATACTGCCATTCCAATTCATCTAAACTTTGTCACAAATAAAATGACAAACCGTAAACATTTTAGGCAGGAGTATAGTCGCCCTTTGTGCAGTCTCACCCcattccaaattattttccatactaCTGGGTGGAAGTGTTTTTTCATAAAATCTTTCAGATCAATCTACATCCCGAAAAGGATGAATTAAAAACAGTTAGTCAAATCTACCATTTCAAAATCTCATGAGGAGAAAAACACCAATATCATACAGAATATCAGTGATAAATCATCCTTAATCCAGacataaagaatatgaaaaaaagaagaaaggcatcCTAAAATGTCTTGCTCTTCCACTAACCTCAATCCAAAATCAAATTCTACTAGTTATTACAATACTAGTTAGTCAACAGAGTGATTATCGTAATAAATTAACAGTTGTCAAGTGCTAAGAAATTAGTGTTTCTGTAATATAAAGtcaaacatttacattttactaCTAAAATAtgagtaatatttaatattttaagaaaatcccAAATTTATTCTAGTATCACAAAATTCTATGATGGTGATATGATTTTAATACTGGGCCAATCAACCTAAATATATTCAGTACACTCAAGATTAATAAGTATCTTTGACCTACAGAAAAGACATCAATCTTGAAATGAGACAGTAAGAATATTGAGAATATTACATTACCTGTCTGTGAGAGGCTGAGAGGGCATCCTTTTACTCAGCGATGGAAGATCCAGAGAATCtggtttcttatccattctgcaACATGCTTggatatttaagtatttaaatatgtgTACTTTACCCTTTAAACATATCTGTCaataaataattgagaaaatagatttaattaTGTAAGTCCAAATATAAATGTCACCTaccaatttatatatatatttatttatttatttatttatttatttaagtttgtttactttgaaagagatagaatgcaagaggaagaggagtagagagagagagggagaaggaagacagaTAATTCCAAGGAGGCCcacagggtcagcacagagcctgacgtggggcttgaactaaccgAACGgagagatcatggtctgagctgaaatcaggagtcagacattttaccaactgagctacccaggtgcccctatttatatattttaataaccttAAATTATGGTGAAACATCACAATCATAATAGATACTTTACATATTTGAATAATTTGTACTTCTGacactttataaaaaaatctGACGATACCAACTAAAATTCCAATGCCATTTCTATTCTTActagaaaaaataagttaatttttctGTGTATCACTAAAGTTTTTATGTTAAAAGTACAAGAAACCACTAAATAATGTAAAATCTATTATTCAAaaaagttgcttttttattttattattttattttttaatgtttattatgagagagagagagagcgcgcgagcgagcaagcatgtgtgagcggggaaggggcagacacagacagagtcacagaatccgaagaaggctctaggatccgagctgtcagcacagagccaatggggcactcaaactcatgaatctcgagatcatgacccaagcggaagtcggatgcttcactgactgagccacccaggcgcccctcacaaaagttgcttttataagaaaaaaactgaaaatatattcaCTGTAGTGatgagaactgaaaaaaaataataacccatgtaattttttaaagtaatcatcaGAACCACTAAGTCGTTTGGTCTAAACACTGGAATAAAgttaatcaaaataatataaatacaggaAAAATGAATTTGTTGAAAAGTGTGATCGTAGGCcaattagaataaaataacttttcaaatggTCACTTCAACTAAGATAATGTTCTGAAAGGTTACTTTCAATGGTGGTGAAGAAAAGGGATAATGAGAGGTAAAATActatgtgaaagaaaatattctatataaaaAAGACAATGAGCAGTAAGAAAATGATAAGTTAACTTCAGTCACCATGAGTGGCATCAAATAAGTATTTCTCAAAAACTATAATcatggggtgcctgactggctcagttggtagagcatgccattcttgatctcg includes these proteins:
- the LOC115284182 gene encoding protein SET-like; amino-acid sequence: MWAPPAKARKNINYDDYEADTSDKEHQEAVQRINAAQNEIDILNEEAGEEILKIEQKYNKLRQPFFQRRSEAIASIPHFWATTFVNHPQVSALLEKEDEEVLRYLARVEVMEFEDIKSGYRIDLYFDENPYFENKVLSREFRLNENGEPSSEFTEIKWKPGKDLTKRPSRTLAKASRKRKYDEPESFFTWFTDHPDANADELGELIKEDIWPNPLQYYLLTDSDDDSDEDSDDDSDDDDDDDDEEEEEEEEEDDDDDDDDEDNEEEEDEGEEDEADDDEEEVEEKEERETQRESRRGKRAKETQNSEQVSGSRPSAQSRARGSKNREIIT